CTGAATCAACTAAATTACCAATATTACCACTTGATAATGATTGTAGTGGTACAGTAACTAAACAAGTACTACTACTCGATAAATTTGGACTGCTTGTtgaatgattattattattagaattaataaatggtgttatactattattattattattattattattattattattattattattattattattattattattattattattattattggtattattattggtattgatattgatattggtATTATATGATGGAGTTGAATGATGATCATTatatgatttatttgataatctaATATATTCATGAATGATGGCGATTAATTTTGGTATTCTTGATCTTTTAGTATGAACATTTGAATGAATAAATCTAAGGTGAAATATATGAACCATTGATCTACCATctttatattcaattaaactCTTTAAgatttgattaaattttattaaaaataatttttcttctttctcactctttctctttttaaCTTTACTATAATTTGCTTTAAAAtctgaatcattattaattagaTCTTCGATTTTATGTAGTAAagtttctaaatttaaattttccatAAAACTCATttctttagttttttttttttcttttttttttttttttttacaacaaaatataaatagtgtacaacaacaattattttttttttttttattttttttttttttttcaaaaaatataaatagtgtactataaaatataaaaacaaattaataaataaataaataaaattaaataaataaataaaattaataaaaagttaataaaaaatgtgattgaaaaaaaaaaaaaaaaaaaaaaaaaaaaaaaaaaaaaagttaaatgttgttattatttatcctttcgtttttttttttattattattattatttttaattgattttattattgaaatctTAAGTTTTGAGGTAATATCTACACAAAAAACAAGATGTGATTTAAATTGTATGTGTGTGTCTGTGTCTGTGTGATTTGAATATGGAGTGGTTTTCAATGTGATTTTTTAGAAGAATGTAAATGTTGCAGTGGGTGGttgatgaaaaataaaataaaaaataaccattaaaaaaaaatttttttttttttttttttttcaacaatcGAGAttggtttgaaaaaaaaataaaaaaattaaaaaccaaaaaaaaataaaaataaaaataaaaaagaggttatttatataaatatagaaaCATTATTGGTGTTTGAAATTTTCTGTGTGTTTTTTGTGGTTGTTTGTAtttgtaattaattaatttatttatttattaatatatacacttacctttttattatttttttattttttatttttatttttatttttttttattttttttttttttcacgcAAACAGTTTTCATAATTtcataaaattttcaaataaaacgAATGATTTAACCCtatcgtttttttttaatttttcaataaatttcaTTACCTATTCACACGCAATGGATGGTGATGATATTGGCGATTATGGATGGAGTTTATCAAGTTTAatggattattataatcCGGGTACTTCAAAATCACAACAAAGTAATGTCgaagaagaagataataataatgataaaaataacgacaatcataattattatggTGGTGATGGCGATAGTTATAGCGATGAAGAGGAAATTCAAGTATCAGATAACGAAGTTAATAATAgctataattttaattcacaaattaaatttcCGACAATATTTAGTAAATCACCCTCTCCTTTTTCATCTCAATTTGAATTACCTCAACCAACTGTAAATTCACCAACAACCAACACTactccaacaacaacaactactacaactactacaatAAATACACCAACTAAATCACCatcaaagaaaagaaatttagaaaaagaaaaagaaaaagaaaaagaaaaagaaaaatcaaaatcaaaatcaaaatcaaaatctaaaaaagaaattttaaaatcaccaccatcatcaattaaaaataaagaaaaacaattaaatgtaaatattaaaaataaatataactCAAATATTATTGAACAAATTAAAAGGAATTTCCCAATATATGATTCAAGGTATGAAGGTCAATTTTCAGATTCAAAGATATTACCTCACAATTTCACTGATGAATATTTAGATCACACTGAAGATcaaattgaatcattatgGAGTATAATTAAACCAAAAGATACTgtatgttatttttttaaattttaaaatttataataatttttttatatttttttttttattaatattaattatattttatatatatatatatattttttattatttctaaaatatAATAGAATGGTagtgaattaaaattaacatCATCGATAATGAAagtattaattgaatcatcatcaacatttttaacaaatatacttgatcatttattttataaatcatcatttgaacttattaataataataataataataataagtcATGTAATATTGAAGCAAAAAGTGTTATAGAATCATCAATTGTTGCtggtattgataatgatgtaatcaatcaatcaattaaaattataaattcattaattaaagaaaaagattttaaaattaatgaatatcttgatgataatgaaaataacaaaaatattaataaagaattaacaAGTAAAGAAAAGgataaaattaatgttataaatgatattagaaatatttatgaaaataatttagaattatataatccaacaacaacaaccacaacaacaacgacaaccacaacaacgacagcaataaatagtaatgataatattaatgataataataatgataataataataataataataataataataataataataataataataataataataataataataataataataataataataataataataataataataataataataataataataataatagtaaagaaatattagaaagagagaaattaaaatttaaaaattttaaaacaaattataaaattgaaagaTTTAGACAAGTATTACCAGGTTGGGAAATTAGAAGATTTGAAGataagaaaaagaaattcattTTTGTAGCGCCTAATGGTGACGAAAAATGTTATTATCTTAAACATGCATTACAAtggaataaaaataataaatatggcgaaaaaattaaagacgTTGAATCAttcttaataaattttaataaagatgtaaaaaaacaaatatcaGATAAACGTAAAGAATATGACgatgttaaaaaaattgaaaaaagaaaattacaaaaagaaGAGGCATTGGAAAaagaatctttaaaattaaggGAAAAGGAAGAATCATCTTTAATTACTAGTAGTAATACtagtagaaaaaaaaaaagattaaattaaaaaattttataaataataaaaatattattaaatatatgaGAGAGTGtgtatataaatttaaattttttatttttattcttttatttttatttttttcttataaaatattaactattaattattaaataattattaatcattaaatagaataaaaaaaaattaaaaaaaaaataaaaaaataaaaaaaataaaaaataataataataattgtaaattaaacaaataaatataaataattaataattattataattagtTTTAGATAAAATTTAGTATTTAGGAATTTATAATTAGTTTGGCGATTATAAGGGGAGTCgcatagaaaataaaaaaataaaagtaaaaaaaaaaaaaggtgacAAACCAAAGCGAtgcaaaaaattaattttcacAACTTTAATGCTGAAATTTTTAGATCAAACCACCCTTGGGCGATTACTGACtgtattatctttttttttttttttttttttcaaacataATTTATTCTATTATAAAtatgaaatattttaaactgaaatattttaaattgaaagAGTCTCAAATTAGTCATTTaagtataataataatagtaatataaaaaaattaaaaaaaaaaaaaaattaaaaaattaaaaaaaaaataaaagcgatttaaagtttttatatttatttttaaaaatgaaaaattagtgagtaaaaaaaaaaaaaaaaatggtttaaaattaatttttaaatacatatagattattttggaataacccaaattatttttttaataatttttttttcatttgtgTTATTCATCActcaatatcaaaaaaaaaaaaaaaaaataaaataaaataaaaaaaaaaaaaaaaaaaaaaaaaacaaatatttatttatctacACCTTTTAATCTActccaaattatttatatttattttacaacaacgtttttataataataccttaattattattattatcattattattattattatttttttttttttatgtttttatttaatatattgtaattaaatttttatttatttatttttattttattgttatattacaattataattataataattttttttttttttttaataacatatttttaattttattttttccttactttttttttttttttttttttttttttttattttttaatcatcgtttttatttttttttttattttttttttatttttttgatatgtAATAAATATAGTAAAAACACTCACATACACTCACATACACAAATATGACAGTATTAACCAAAAGACATTCCACTAATAgctcaacaattaataatgttcaaaaaataataaaaattggaTTTGTTAGCTCTGATCAATATCCAACATTATCcaatgatgataaaattttaatccaATTATgtgttgaaaataatattgaatgtAAATGTGTTGTTTGGGATGATGTAAATATGATTGGACAATggaaaaaagataattttgatatattaataattagaTCTTTATgggtaaaaattattttggtaaaaaaaaaaaaattaaaaaaatagaaaaaaaaagaaaaaaaaaaaaaaaaaaaaaaattttggactaattttattaattaaatttttttttttccaaaaaggattatgtatttaaaattgataaatttttaaaatggataaaaattattaaagataataaaattaaagttttaaatgatttaaatgcaATTGAATGGAATTtagataaaaattatttagaagaattaaaaagatcaagtgaaattgaaattgttcCTAGTTTTTATATAAGAAAAGGTGAGCATTATCCAATTAATGTTATTTTAAGAGAGATTGAATATGCAAAACAAAgtggattatttaaatatgatCAATTATGTTTTGTATTTAAACCAACACTTGGCGCAAATGGATATGGTACAACGAAATTCGATCTTTATGAATTCTTATATTATCCAGAGAAATATCAATCccttttaaatcatttattatcaacatcTGATATAATAGTACAACCATTTATAAATAGTGTTATAGAAGAGGGTGAAActtcatttgttttttttaatgggaAATTCTCAcattcaattataaaaaaaccaagtttaaatgattttaggGTTCAAGAAGATCATGGTGGTACAGTTCAAAGGAATGTAAatccaaattcaaatgaGATTCAAAAAGCTCAAAatgtaattaataaaataattcaagAAAAAGGTCCGATCCTATATGCTAGAATTGATATggtataatttatttttattatttttaaaattcttttaaaaaaaaaaaatatatatattaattttttttttttttttttttttttatttatttatttttattagttaAGGATAAATGGTATTTTATACTTAAGTGAAAGTGAAATATTCGAACCAACTTTATACTTTATGGGTGATACAATAATAGCAAAAAGATTTTTGAATTCAATTTTCGAACTTGTAAAATAAATctagaataaaataaaaaaaaaaaaaaaaactattttgtttatattaaagtaaaaaaaattcttttaaaatgaataagggtttttttttattttttttaattatttttttttttttttttttttttttttttttttttttttaattttttattttatttttttgtttaaacaaccgggaaaaaaaaagtttttttttaatttttttatttattttaaaaaatttttttttttgtttggaatttgtaaaaaaNNNNNNNNNNNNNNNNNNNNNNNNNNNNNNNNNNNNNNNNNNNNNNNNNNNNNNNNNNNNNNNNNNNNNNNNNNNNNNNNNNNNNNNNNNNNNNNNNNNNTAAAGGTGTCcgctaaaataataaaaactattgttagtattaaaaaaaaaaaaaaaaaaaaaaaaaaaaaaaaaaaaaaaaaattgtgttttaaaaaaaaattaaaataaaataaaatattattattttaaaataaacaaattatttgttattgataataaaagaaaatatttctCACCACctccacaaccaccacaaaaataaaccacacttttttttttaaaatataataatttttaaaataaaatatcaaacagaaatttagaatttcaatattaagtTGTCATCAAGATCAATggttattaatttcatttgccattaaaatcatttttttatacctacaaatttaaatactttTTCCCTTAAAtcttattatttaatggtatatatttaaaatattagtattttttttttaaaaaaaaaaaaaaaaaaaaaaaaaaaaatgttaatactttaaatacaataaatgttattataaaaatctttGTTAGTATTACATTATGTTAACagtgtatttgtatttaaaaaaaaaaaaaaaaaacttaattttggtggttgtggttgtggtgttTTTGTGGTGTTATTCAAATACtccaatatttttaaaaaatggttttatttatatttttatatttttttggtcatttttttttttttataaaataaaaataaataatttcattaaataatttgtttttctaCAAGTAAGGAAAACTACTTTTATATTTATccatttttaaacaaaaaaaaccgaatttttttttaattttttttttttatctatatattacattatttttttattttttttcttattgtTGTATTCGGCAATCACCAAATACTTTTCttcatatttaattttttttattataattatttattttattttattttattttttttttttttttttttttttgtaaaccccataatatttctttttttttttctttttttttttttttttttctctcttggaacccaaataataaatataagaTAAATATAAGAAAtaacaatataataataatctactAAATTTAGTTAAAGTAtgactttttttattattattttttttttttttattacttcaACACAATCacacccaaaaaaaaaaaaaaaactttccaATAAAAAACAGATCAAACTTGGacagatatttaaaaaaaaaaaaaaaaaatagaaaaaaaaaaataataaaaaccattaatttttttatttttcatggtttttttcttttttttttttttttttttgttttgggttctttttttttttttttttttttttaataatattgacataaaccaaaataaaattactcaccacaaatttttaatttttcatagAGTTTggatattcaaataaaataaaaaaataaataaataaataaagaattttaaatcaagttGAGAacataattaattatataataagaaaaaaaaaaaaaaaaaaaacaaaaaacaaaaaacaaaacaaaaatattaaaaatttataaatttaaaaatgagtGGTAATGAAGATTTTATATATGAtgataattcatcatcatcgatTAGTAACCAAAcagatggtggtggtggtggtggtagtagcaataacaatagtggtggtaatgcaaataataataataatgaaggaGATAGAGAACAAGATAGATATTTACCAATTGCAAATATAATTAGAATAATGAAAAAAGCATTACCAAATAATGCAAAAGTTGCAAAGGATGCAAAAGAGACCGTTCAAGATTGTGTCTCTGAATTCATTAGTTTCATTACAAGTGAAGCGAGTGATAAATGTCAACAAGAGAAAAGAAAAACTATAAATGGTGAAGATATAATTGCTGCAATGGTTAGTTTaggttttgaaaattatgtTGAACCTTTAAAAGtctatcttttaaaatatagaGAAACTGagaaaaattcaaataataaaagatcaCCAAAGAAATCTGAATCATCTTCTCCTCCTGAATCACCACCTTTAGCCCATCttgataatagtattaatagtggctatcaaccaccaccaccacctcaacaacaacaacaacaaccaccacaagttcaacaacaacaacaacaacaacaacaacaacaacaacaacaacttcaacaacaacaacaacttcaacaacatcaacaacaacaactacaaccacagcaacaacaacaacacttACAACAACacttacaacaacaacaaccacaacaacaacaacaaccaccacaacaacaacaacaacaacttactacaaccacaaccactacATCTACTAATAATCagcaatatcaacaacaaccacaacaacaacaacaacaacaacaacaacaacaacaacaacaacaacaacaacaacaacaacaacaacaacaacaacaacaacaacaacaacaacaacaacaacaacaacaagtgCAACCACCATATATATTACAACAACATAACATTCAACAGCCAAATGTgtttttaaatcaacaagctcagcaacaacaacaacaacaacaacaacaacaacaaccaatgaTGAACATTCAAtctcatcaacaacaattcccacaacaacatcaaatcCAACAACacttacaacaacaacatcaacatttaCAACAAATTCACAACATGCAACCACCCCATCAACAAATGCAATTTAATCAACAATTCCAAATGtcacaacaaattcaaatgccACAACAATTctcaaacaataataataataataataataataataataataataataataataataataataataacagtaataataataataataacaacaacaataataataataataataataatcctaataataatatcaataacaatcttaataatagtagcaaCAGTCTTCACAATAGTGGCAATAGTCTTCATAACAGTGGAAATAGTGGTCAAATCCCACCACTCTATCAACAACCATATATTTCAACAAATCCTGAATATCCGTCAACATCATAAATCTTactttttccaaaaaaaaacaagaaaaagaaaaaaaaaaaatattgtggGACGTAAAACCGACCAGtttgaatataaattatatttttctcaattatttttcatcatatttgttatttttttttttttgtgtcaATTTTCCATATATATCCAAAAAAAacttccaaaaaaaaaaagaaaaaacttagaaaaaaaaaaaaaaaaaaaaaaccaaacaactatatataatatacaaaatataacacatatacaaaaaaaaaaaaaagaaaaaaaaaaaaaaaaaatgtaaaaccaagaaaatatatataaaataaaatccaaACTCTTTAGAAactcttgtttttttttttttatataaaaacatCCTTGTTTCATATATTCTAAACATGTGATCGTTTTTATTAagaaataagaaaaaaaaaaaaaaaacctttttgtcttctttttctttcctccctgtatttttattatttacaaatttgcATAcacttttttatctttttctttatatatattttttttttaagaagtTGCTTGGGTTGAAGACATTCTTACAAGTGATAATGATACAGAGAATATAACACCCATTACTATACCTAATTTTGCAGTTCTAGAAAGATATGATTTACTTATCCAAAACAGTGACAAAggtccaaaaaaaaaaccaaatgataatccaaaaaataattctaaagATTCtctattaatataaataataataataataataataataataataataataataataataataataataataataataataataataaaaataattatatatgttagtataattaattaattttaaaggtattttataacaataataataataataaaagatgaAGTTATTACCTTGCAGcactattttcattaataaataaaaaatttctatTGTTTTGTGTAACGGTTACTCCAGTCGTATCATCAATATCtataccattaccattgccatttaataaaattcttgCTCTTTCCATATCCAGTATGAAATCTTGATGTATATTTTGTCtttgtggtggtgttggtagTGGTGTAAATGGATGtgctgtattattattatttatttcagaggtagtggtggtagtggaaTTTGGTATGATTGCAAGAGTTGGTTGTATATTTAAAGGTTCAGTTATTGAACATATAACGAcactatcattatttaatttacaatCTGCTATTGTTTGATCATCTTTTAACATTTTACCATTAAAAATTATCCTACAATTATAATGAGACTGTTTATCTTTTTGCTTTAATatcattgatttaaataattggatTTTATCGGttccttttaaatttatatatattattggATCTTCTGCATTCTTTACTTTAATTcttaataaatctttatcataatcattattattttctttatcgtttttattaatattattattattattatttaaattaatattgtcCTCCATTTCTATACCAGTTTCATggtttggttttattttttcatagCTATTGTTGGTCATTATATACacatataatattttttttatatatattgttGTAtctacaattattaatttattatttttggaattaataaaaataaaaatttgtgTTGgggaaaaattaaaataaaaaaaaaattaaaaattaaaaattaaaaaaaaataaaaaaaatttaaaatttaaaaaaaaaaaagaaaacgcACCATATTGGGCTGGGGGTAAATTTATGAATATATCTAAATATCccactaaaaaaaataatatgttGTGATTAGTTGTTTATTGTGTatcaacaaaattttttttttattttattttttattattgttcaaaaaaaaaaggtttgaattatttaaaaaaaaaaaaaataaaaaataaaaaaaaaaataaaaataaaaataaaaaaaaaaaaaaaaaataaaaaaaaaataaaataaaaaaaggatataatagtggtaaatcactatctaaaattttttaacaataaataacaaattaaaatgatattataattaccatagcttttatttttaaaatatttactgATTTCTTTGAACTATCTATATTGGTGAGtgatacttttttttttttttaaaaaaaaaaaataaaaaataattaaaaataaaaataaaaaaaaaaaaaaaaataaaaataaaaataaataaaaaaaaattcgttTTCGTTAAcgaaaaataatattaaccttttaattaaataaaaattattgttgaaaaaaaagagagtGTGTGTTGGTgtgtagaaaaaaaaatttaatgaaaaaattaaaaaaaaaataaaaaaaaaaaaaaaaaaaaattattaaaaaaaaaaattttttcttaaatttttttttttttttttttttttttttgctttgTTTATTTGCACACAAACTATATCTtagtaatataaaaaaataaataataataaatataataataatacaatttaaagtgtataaataataatcactttttttttatttttttatttttttaaaaaaaaaaaaaaaaaaaaaaacaaaaaaaaaaaaaaaaaaaaaaataaaaaaaaaaaaaaaaacttattaattttcttttcttttttttttttttttttttttttttttaNANataaatataaaaatttcaaaactgttgtaatttttttgtaaataataataataataggtaataataataataataaataataataaataaaagtcgATTTTAAACAAAGAATAAAGAAGGTTATTGTAATATTATAAGAANNaataaataaaaaataaaaaaataaaaataaaaaaataaaaaaaataaaaaaaataataataatagtaaaaattataaatccaaaataataatcaaaactTCAATAACccttaaaaagaaaatcccTCTATATAGTAATAGTGATAGGAATCATAGAATAGTAAAGATTATcacatcaattaattaaaattaattttctttaaaaagaaaaaaaaaaagaaaaaaaaagaaaaaaaaaaaaaaaaaattatatacaAATACTTACAAGATTGACATTCCATTTTGAATTGGAATTTTCAATCAACACATCATTCTGtttcaataaaaagaatGCTTCCTGCAAAGAGAAAGGAGTATAATTACCCAACAGAGTGTTCAGAAGCAAAAAGGACTATGAGAGTGTCAAATAATGTAAGtttcatataataataataataataataataataataataataataataataataataataataataataataaaataataata
This region of Dictyostelium discoideum AX4 chromosome 3 chromosome, whole genome shotgun sequence genomic DNA includes:
- the nfyB gene encoding hypothetical protein, which codes for MSGNEDFIYDDNSSSSISNQTDGGGGGGSSNNNSGGNANNNNNEGDREQDRYLPIANIIRIMKKALPNNAKVAKDAKETVQDCVSEFISFITSEASDKCQQEKRKTINGEDIIAAMVSLGFENYVEPLKVYLLKYRETEKNSNNKRSPKKSESSSPPESPPLAHLDNSINSGYQPPPPPQQQQQQPPQVQQQQQQQQQQQQQQLQQQQQLQQHQQQQLQPQQQQQHLQQHLQQQQPQQQQQPPQQQQQQLTTTTTTTSTNNQQYQQQPQQQQQQQQQQQQQQQQQQQQQQQQQQQQQQQQQQQQQVQPPYILQQHNIQQPNVFLNQQAQQQQQQQQQQQQPMMNIQSHQQQFPQQHQIQQHLQQQHQHLQQIHNMQPPHQQMQFNQQFQMSQQIQMPQQFSNNNNNNNNNNNNNNNNNNNNNSNNNNNNNNNNNNNNNNPNNNINNNLNNSSNSLHNSGNSLHNSGNSGQIPPLYQQPYISTNPEYPSTS